The genomic DNA ACGTTCCGGCACTGGGCGCTGTACAACATCCCGACCGGTGCAGCCGGCTTACCGGAAGGGGTGTCCGCCCAAGAGCGCGGCGGGCCGGGGGAGGGCGTCAACGGGTTCCGGAACGCCCGCTATGACGGTCCCGAGCCGCCGAGAGGCCATGGGCCGCATCACTACCACTTCCGGCTGGCCGCCCTTGATGTGCCGCAGCTCAATCTATCAACCTCTGCGAAGGTCGAGGACATCTGGACCAAGGCGCAGCCTCACATCGTGGCACAGGCGGAGGTCGTTGGAACCTACGAGCGATGAGACGGAAGACCGGCTTTATGATCGGGGCCGGCACGGAGCATCGGCTGACACAGAACGTGTCGCTCAAGACCGAGACGCTTTACTACAATCTCGAGGACGAGACGCTCACGCTCGCACGTTCTGTCAGCCAGGCGACCTACCGGTTCAAGAACGATGGTTGGATCAGCCGGATCGGGCTGAACGTCCGGTTCTGATCTGGAGGCAGCAAGGGGCAGCCTGAAGAGGTTCGCTGGAGGTTCGCGAATCACGCCCGTGAGGGGCCGCCACAACGCCGAAATCCCGGCGAGCGGTCGCACGCCACACGGATCCCATGCGATGAGCCTGCGCTGGGTGCCCGGACACGTCCGGGCATTCCGTGTCAGACGGCCGCTAAAAGTGAAACTCAACCCCATGCACAGTAAGAGATCGGCGCGTCTGGATCTGTCAAAGCAACGCGCGGCAGAGAACGGCCATGTCTACTAACAGTGACAAAGCTCACGAGCCATTAGGGAAAACATAGATAATGTTTTCTCTGTATGGGCTGGCGATTTACCTCGCCGCCCGGGTAAATCGTTCTTCTCTCAGTAGTGGAGAATGATTATGGCACAGCTACCACAAACGGCCCCCTGGGATGATGCGACGCCCGTGGGCACCCGCCTGAAAGCGGCGACAGGAACGTGTCACCCGGGGCTGCAAGAGGCCCTCGTCCGTCAGGTCCAGGAGACCATGCCGGCCTCCTCCCGGATGATTCCGGCACACTCTCCGGATCTCGAGGAGGCGGCCGTGGCGGCTTTGACGGAGATGCAGCCGCAGAACACCGTCCAAGGGATGCTGGCCGGCCAGTTCGTGGCGCTGCACTTTGCCAGCATGGACTGCCTCCAGCGTGCTGCCGAGAAGGGCACCTTGCCTGCCGTGCGCGATATGAACCTGCGTCATACCACAAAGCTCTTGGCTGCCGAGCTTCGCGTGCTGGAGGTCCTCGAGCGGTTGCAGGGCCGGGGCCCCGTGCCGCAACCCCACGGACCATTTGTCAATGTCGAGCCGGGCGGGCAGGCGGTGGTCGGGGTCCAGGTGGGCATGGCCGCGGCCGAGGGTAGCGATGGTCGGCCGGGGGCTGATTGCGCCCAGGACGATGAGCGGGTGAAGCGATCCCCAGGCGAGCGCGACCCACGGGGCATTCGTCTTGGGTGATCATGTCCGCAACACCGGGCCGATGCGGGCGAGCCGGCGTTGTGGCGCGCTCACCCGATCCGGCTGCGCCTGTCAGGCGCCCGCAGTCCAGGGCAAGCGACGGTGTCGCATGCATGGGGGCGCCACCGGGTCCGGAGCCCCTGACGGCAACCAGAATGCGCTCCGGACGGGGTTGCACACCCGCGCGATGATCGCGCAGCGCCAGACTGTGGGCCTCTTGCTGAAGCGCGCACGCCAGATGCTGGACGATCTTGAATGAGTTTTCACGGGCGTCTGGCTCAA from Microvirga sp. TS319 includes the following:
- a CDS encoding YbhB/YbcL family Raf kinase inhibitor-like protein produces the protein MPLTITSPAFRDGEVIPTRYTRDGENLSPPLEWRDAPPETKSFVLIVEDPDAPPGTFRHWALYNIPTGAAGLPEGVSAQERGGPGEGVNGFRNARYDGPEPPRGHGPHHYHFRLAALDVPQLNLSTSAKVEDIWTKAQPHIVAQAEVVGTYER
- a CDS encoding outer membrane protein; protein product: MRRKTGFMIGAGTEHRLTQNVSLKTETLYYNLEDETLTLARSVSQATYRFKNDGWISRIGLNVRF
- a CDS encoding HGGxSTG domain-containing protein — encoded protein: MRASRRCGALTRSGCACQAPAVQGKRRCRMHGGATGSGAPDGNQNALRTGLHTRAMIAQRQTVGLLLKRARQMLDDLE